The Endozoicomonas sp. 4G DNA segment TGCCTTGTATTCAACAAGTTCTCTCAGCATGCCAAAACCTGCGTCGCTGATTGCTCTTGCCAGTTTGTGGTTTTTCACCATGCCTTTTACATTCAGATTTTCGATGGTGATTATTTTGAATCTTGAAGTCAGATAATCACTTACCTCATGCAGTACGGCTGATCTCTGGTTACTTATCCGGTAATGCAGTTTGGCAACCGCTCGCTTGGCTTTCGCATAGCGGTTGCTTCCCTTTGTTTTGCGGCTTAACGACTTCTGTTTCCTGTTAAGGCGTTTCAGAGAACATTTCAGTTTCTGATTAGCAGCAAAGGTTTTGCCATTCGAACAAATAGCTAAATCTTTGATGCCAAAATCAACGCCTACAGACTCATTGCTTTGTGCTTTTGGGTCGTAATCCTGAGTGTCTACCAAAATAGAAGCGAAATACTTTCCGGCTCGCTTACTGATCGTCACCTGACAGGGTGTGCCAGTGAATCTCAGCTCTTGGCGCATATTGATGCGGGTTTTCAGTTTCTCAATGCGAAGTGTTCTGCCATCAATATCGAACTTGGGCTTTTCTCTGAGAGAAAACCTGTCGTGTAGTCCTCGCTTCTTGAATCTTGGATAACCGGCTTTTTCTCCTTTCTCCACCCCACGAAAGAAGCGAGTAAAGGCATCATCAAGATCGTCGATTGTGTTCCTGGTTACACGTTGGCTGACTTCGGCATACCAAGGAAACTCAAGCCTGAGTGCTTTGTATTTTTCATTCGCAGCCTTCTTTGACCATTTAACGCCTTCTTGACTGAAATGGGCTAACAGTTGATTGAACGCATGACGACGAGAACCACACGCCCTATCAAGATAATCGGCTTGATGTTTTGTCGGTCTGAGTTCAATCTTGTGAGCTAACAACATCTTGTAAAGTCTCAAGCATTTTTTCGTGTAACCTGATTTCGCCAACCTTTTGCAGAACAGTAGGCTTCCAGTAACTCTTGCCGCCCGTCTAAGTCTGGCTTTTGGTCATGACTTGATACTCTACAATAGCAAAGCGTAGGTGCAGCTTCATTACTGTAGCTCATCAATTCAGATACGTCGTAGTAACGTTCAGCCTTTGGTCTTTCTAGCAGGAAGCAGCTCACCTGTGCTTTCCCATTTTCGTAGTGTTACTGGGTCTGTACCAAGTAAACGAGCTGCCTCACCTATCTTGACTAATCTCTCACCTATGCTTGAGATTTTATAAGATAATTTGAGATTATAATGGATTACTGCAAACTGTTTTTAACCCCAAAATCACAAAAAGCCTGATAACGGCGGACATTTGTCACTTTACGGCCTCAGAGCTGAGTAAAAAGCTTGACTGAGGCGCATTCTTCTCATCATCACTGTGAACTTTTTGATCATCACCCCATTGCCATTTGTCGAAAATGCCAAGAGTGTAGAAGTAAGGAATACTTTCTGCATGGGAGAACGACAATTGAGGCACATTTTCTTTAAAGTATTTCTCCCAGCCATTTTCAAACAGGTTCATCATGTGATCACGGCGTTCACGGAATTGCAGGTAATTTTCGTGCCGTGTCCAGCCAGGTATTACGTTGCTGACTTTAACCCGGTCGGCATAGGCTTCATCGGTTTCATTGAAGCCTTGAGGACTGGCAACAGCCGTGCGTTTGACATAGTCATAGTTTGTTTCACCTAAGCCCCACCAGCGATTGATTCCGTCAAGACTTCGGCCCAGGGGGCCACCCAGCCATTGGGTCAGCATCTTGTTGTCGTTCATAAAGAAGTCGAAAGTGAGGCTTGATGCCAGGGCAAATCCCAGAGTTTGCGGGTAGGTCAACCCGAATATAAGACCATGGGCGTATGCTCCGACAGTGGCAACCGGGCCCAGTACCAGACCGGCTGTGACAGAGGCCAGCGTTTTTACTGTTTGTGGTGTCACCCGGTGCAGCAGCGGTATTTGCACGCCTTGTGCACAACCCATGGATTTCACCATTTCAGGCACCAGACGGGAAATGCTGCGATACATCCGGGGGTTGGCGTTGTACTGTCTGGTAAACAGCGCCGAGCCGGTTTGCAGCAAAATCGCCGAGGAAGCGGCCTTGCCCAATGGCATGGCCAGCCCGCCCACTTCGGCGATTTGTTCAATTCTGTTGTGGTAGGCATATTGTTCGGTTCGCTCAGGATCAACACGGTAGTGTTCCAGCCAGTGCTGGAAAGGTATGAGCATCCGGTGCAGGTAATCACCCCGGTGGGTCAGATCCAACAGGTAGAGGAGCGACATATTTTCGAGGAACCGCACCGAAGCCTGCATGGTGGTATGGATCGCCAGCAGAGGTTTGTAGCTGGAGTAGTACCAGGTGAAAGCCTGTACCAGGAAGGCGGAAGGTTTGACCCAGTAATACAACAACTGTCGTCCATATACTGCGACATAGGCCTGTATCAATGTGACATGAATACCCTTAATCAGAGCTGTTTCAGACAGGCCAGCGGCATTGACGTAAGGTGTCAGGGTATCCTGAGCATTGCTCAGGAGGGCTGCCGTCCTGCGGCCATTATCAAAGGCAATATCGTCAAGCACGTAGTTGGCGATGACCGCCGTTGCGTACTCTTTCATGCCGACAACCGACTCTTTCATACCTGCCGGGCCCGTTGCCGTCACGGTCGCATAGGTAAAGATACTTTCCATTAATGCCTCGGCACTTTTGTCCGACAGCATCTTGACGGCGGTCTTGAAGCCAGGCAGATCGACACCGTGTTTGCCGTGAAGGAAGTACTCAAATTCAGCCACTGTCTGATAACCGCTTATACCTCTGATGGCCTTTATGTAGTGCTCAAGTTCAATCTTGCTGATCAGGCCTTCACGCAGCAGGGTTATGATCTTGTTACCGCTGGCAGAACGGTCAGCGAAAGATTCCGGGAAGCTTTTCGGTTTTTTTGGTTCATGCTCGACGAAGTTAATGGCTCTTTGGCCCATGCCGTGAATTTCGTTGTCGTAGTGTTCAGTCCCTTTTCCGATCTCACTTCTGGCCTGATAAACCAGCAACAGGATTTCGCCCAGAGCATCAGGAGGCTGACCTTCTACCGGCTCGAAAGGGGTCGTCTTCAGGCCCTGGAAGACAGCTACCATACGACTGGCCTGGTTAAACGTCAGCTCATCTACGGCCAGTGCCTGCAGGCGAATCGGTGCAAATTCATCGTCAAAATCGAAGCCTCTAAGGGGATGGACTGGTACAAATATTGGCTTACCGTTGATTTCGTCTAATTCTGCCAGACCCAGTGCGGCATCCAGAGCTTGTTGCTTGAGAGAGTGCTGCTGCGAAAAGGCCTCCATAGCGACCCGAACTTTTGCCTGTTTCGGAGTGAGTTGGTGGGGACCGTCGTCATTTTTGACGGCTGTCTCTGCGGCCTTCAGAGCTTTCCTGATTCTCCCGACGTTTGCTTTCTTGCTTTCAATCTTAGTGTTCAGACGATTCCATTTCTGAGTCAGTTGCCAGATCCTGCCGCCATGACCATCATCACCTCCCAGCTGTACCTGTGCCCTTCTCAGGGCATTAACCCGGTCTTCATAAGTGTCATCAGCACCCGGTTCAAGACCCATGGCTTGTTCAGTGTTTTTAAGAAACGCCTCATGATTCGCCGAGTCTTGTAGTGTATTCCCCTCTTCAGGCTGTGCCTGGGCCATCGTTTTCCTGTCATGCCTATGCAGGAATTCTGTGACCTGAGCGTACCCCAGTTTGGCTAAAGGCAACTCACCCATTGAATCTTCAAGGCTATGGTCTTCGTCCAGACCATCATTATCTTTATAACCAGTAATGAAAACAAAGTAATTATTGTCTTCTAGTGAACTGCGATCACCTTCTATTATCTGGATGTTCAGACTATTTTTAGCTTTCAGTTGCTCAAGGATTTTATCTTTTTCTGCATCGTATCCCCGCAGGAAAGGTATGAGACTCTCCAGTCGCTCTTCAGTGGTTTGTTGGTCACCGGCAGTCAGGTCGAGTTCGGTCTGAAGATCCTTCAATATCAGATTGAGGATTGAGTCTTCTTTATCCGTGATACGTTGGAGGTCAGCCCGGGTACCCGAAAACAGGACGTCTTTGCGAAGCCTGTTCAGTTTGCGATACAGGCCTTTCAGCTCACTTTCAGCTTTTGCTAATGCTCGTTTGCCAGTGCTTACCTCTCGATCAGAAGCGTATCGAGGTTTGGGTCCCAGACGAGCTATTTCCCTGTCAAGCTTATTCTCAATGGCGGCAATGCGCTGATTAATATCACGCCCCCTATTGAAAATACCCAGTATGTTCTCCAGAGCTCTAAGCATTCTTGTCTGTTGTTCTTTAGCTTGCCTGTCCAGATGCGAATCTTCGACTTTGTGGCTAATCAGCACACGCAGCTTCTTGAGTTCGAGCTGCTTCTCGTTGAGGACGATGCTGTCTTCTTCCCAGACGGATTGGTTTATCTGATCCAGCGTGTCTTGTGAAACATTGTCGTCGTGATCCATGACTTTAAAAACCCAGGCAACTCTTCCTGCGTATTCTCGGTCTTCATCTGGGATGTCGAGTATTTCTTCTACGTCTTCCAGCAGTTTGATCTGTTCTCTGGTTGGCTGATCCGGGTCAGGTTCTTCGAGGTTATGGTGAAGGTAGGCAAGAAGCTTGATGCGTTTGAGGTCGCTCCTTTGCAGATCTCTGCTTTCATGAAGCCAGAGGCTGTAGTCTACCTCATCCTGTATATCAACCAGCTTGTAATTTGGGAGTGGGTAACTCAGCATTTCTAAAATCCAGGCAAGTCTTGCTGTTTTGTCCTCCTCTTCAATGGCCAGTACATCAAGTGCGTCTTCCACCCCTGCCAGCATTTCCAGAGCCTCTTGTTCTGCCCACTCTCTGGCGTCTTTGATGTATGCCTGTATATTTTCAGAAATGTATTGGCGAAGTAGATACAGATCATTGTCTTTACTAGATACCGTAATCCTAAAAACTTTATATATGGCATTCAGGGTCGCAAGTACTTCAGGCCTCGCTTTGGGGTGACCTGGTGTGTTGATGTCCTCCAGTTCTTCTTCTAACTTTTGATTGGTCTTTTTGAGCTGATCGACAACGTGCTGACTGATGGGTTCTTTTTTTAGTTTTTCCTCAACAAGGTACCAGGCCCTTGTCGTTGACCGTTGAAACGCTTCGATTTCCCCGGCCAGCCTGATTTGTGTTTCCTGCAGTTTTTCCCGCACGTTTTCCACGGCAAGCAGCTTCCCGGTAAAGTCAGCAACGGCTTGTGAAGCAAAGCTTTCATCATCGTGAAAAGTACCGTCAAGCATTTTGGTGACAGAGGGCATAACTGCATGAATATTCTGAACAAAATGTGGGTCACTCAGAAGGTTTCTAATGACGGGTTTGAAGCCGAAGTGTTGTAAGAGTTGAATATGCAACCAGGTTGGCGTGATGAACGACGAAACGAATCTGACCAGAGGTATTGTCAATTCAAATTCATCTGCTCCGTCTGAGGTAGTAGAGGTCAATGCCTGCTGAAGGTATTCATAGTATGCAAGGGTTTCCAGATTATAATTGTATGAAAGCGTCGTTTGTCCGTTTTCGTTTAATCCGGCATTGTGCTCTGCCGCAAACGCCTCCAGCAGTGCCATCTGTCTGCTTCGAATGACGTACTGGTAGCCCTTGACCCTGGCTTTTTTAACCTGTGTGTTTGTTTCAGGAGGGGGGTCGTCGATTTCTGATTCGTGCCTCCAAAGATCATAGAGAGTTTCCACAAAAGCGACATCAGCCGGATTTTGCTTCTGGCCACGGAAGACAATCCTCTCTCCCGAAACCTGATCCACTTCCAGCTTTGGATAACCCTTAGGCACAAGATGAGCCTGCCTGTCATCCTCGATGTGCACAACGTAGCCGACGGGTTTTTGGTAGGACAACAGATCATCCAGGGCTATCTGGTGTAATTTTTTCCCCAGAATATGAACCTGGGCATAGGCCGAGGCGGCTGCTGCTAAAAGCACCTCATCATTGACAAAGAGCGATTGCCACAGGCGCCGCGGTTTGGGAGGCTGATCGCCTGCCGCGATAAGGCGCATGAAGGTGCGCTCTTTTACGTCAACCGGATCGACTGTAATGGTGACAAGGTCAATATAGTGATCAGCTTCGCCAAGGTTTCCTGCTCTTTCGTGGGCACCTTTGAGCACTCCGGCCAGACATTCGGGGCTGGCAATTTTCGTTAACTCATCTATTGGTTCGGTGTCGCCTAATTGTGCACGAACCGCCGCAATTGAATCCTGATGGGTCATTGTCTCCCTGACCTTAATGACCAGTTTGTTTTCTATAAGGTTATGGCTGAACTTGAAGACCCCTTCGTTGCCGACTTTCAGGAGTTTGGTGTACTTCTGGGCAACATCATTCTGGTCGGTTTCAAACAGGTCAACACTGGCAACGCCACCCTTGATGCCAGAGAGAATGCCTGTGAAGCCTTCAGAAGCAACCTCATAACCGGCCCGGACTTCAGCCGGGTCGGGGTAGCTGGTGGTAAAGGATTTGGGGATTGGCTGCTGGTCATGACCTAACGTTGGCCGAACCATGACCTCCTGGATAAACTCCTCACGTCCATGGTCCGAGAAATCAACGGATCTGGTCTGCAGCCTGCGATCGGCCAGTGCCTGTGTCGCAATGATGGAATAACTGATGGCAACGGCCACCGCAAGGGTTAATGCATTGGGGCGGGCATTTGTTATCTTCATCAGAGAACTCTGCGTGGAACGCTGCCAATAACTCTAGTACACGGTTTCAACGCAATTGACGTGCTCCCTCTATCAATGGCACCCAAACTCCGTTCACCCTGAGCGGAGTCGAAGGGTGCCTGGCACGTTCTTCGTTGTTGGTTCGGAGTCTACATCCTTCGACTCCGCTCAGGATGAACGTAGATTGTTCACATCAAACTCATTGAAGTGACGTACTAATCCTGATACAACTCATCAACCCCCACCATCACCTGTGCCAGCTTGTCTGAATCGAAGGGTGGGCGGATAAAGCCATGATAATCCCCCCTTGGATTGATGATGATCAGGTTTGCACCGTGATCCACCAGGTAATACTCATCCTCCGGATCAATGACCGGTGTGTAGGGGACATTCATTTGTACGGTCAGGTTATGGATATTTTTCTGGTTACCCGTCACGCCGACAAAATCCGGGTTGAAGTGAGGGACATAGCCGTTAAGCTTCTCCACAGTGTCCCTGCGTGGATCGACCGTCACCATAACATAGTGCATTTTTTTCGCTATTTCAGGGTTATCTTGTTTCAACAGCTTATCCGCCTGATTCAACTGACCCAGCGTAGTAGGGCAGATGTCCGGGCAGAAAGTGTAGCCAAAGAACACCAGAGACCATTTCCCTTCGAGATTCGCCTTGGTAAACGACTGTCCTTTGTTATCCACTATTCCATTCATAGTAAAGGTTCGTGGTTTGTCGAACACGACAGCGCCCTTCTGCTGTAACTGCTCCAGCGTCAGCGATGGTTTATTGGTGTATTTGTAGAATGTCAGACCCATAATGACGGCAACAATGGCCACCAGAATCAATACTGTTTTATTCACGTTATTTTTCATCCCGGATACCATAAAAAGATTCTTTGGAGCCTTCAGCGCATCATAAAGCCTTTAGCGCATCATAAAGCCTTTAGCGCATCATAAAACCTTCAGCGCATCATAAAGCCTTCAGCGCATCAGCTCCTGTCAAACCAATGCCTGTTAAAGCCACAGGTAGAAAGCGTAATGATCCACCAGCAGCACCACGAAGAGCAACATCAAATAGGTGATGGAATACTTGAAGGTCTTGATGGCTGCATGAGGTCTGCTTTCCCGCAGCAGAGCAATCGCCCAGTAAAGAAACCGCCCTCCGAGCATCAATGCACCCGCCAGATAAATAATGCCACTCATGCCGGTCAGGAAAGGCAATACACTGACGACGATCATGATCACTGTGTACAGCAAAATATGCAGCTTGGTGTAAGCCTCACCGTGAGTTACCGGCAACATGGGAATGTCTGCCCTGGCATATTCAGCTTTGCGATGGATGGCCAGAGCCCAGAAGTGAGGCGGTGTCCAGGCAAAAATAATCAGAACCAACAGCAGGGCATGTCCTT contains these protein-coding regions:
- a CDS encoding transposase — encoded protein: MLLAHKIELRPTKHQADYLDRACGSRRHAFNQLLAHFSQEGVKWSKKAANEKYKALRLEFPWYAEVSQRVTRNTIDDLDDAFTRFFRGVEKGEKAGYPRFKKRGLHDRFSLREKPKFDIDGRTLRIEKLKTRINMRQELRFTGTPCQVTISKRAGKYFASILVDTQDYDPKAQSNESVGVDFGIKDLAICSNGKTFAANQKLKCSLKRLNRKQKSLSRKTKGSNRYAKAKRAVAKLHYRISNQRSAVLHEVSDYLTSRFKIITIENLNVKGMVKNHKLARAISDAGFGMLRELVEYKAELRGCQVVIADRFFPSSKKCAVHTCDYINNNLTLSDREWRCPKCKTLHDRDYSASLNLDNYGRDTLQLDPKPYARVELDTIRRASVVTA
- a CDS encoding SCO family protein, which codes for MNKTVLILVAIVAVIMGLTFYKYTNKPSLTLEQLQQKGAVVFDKPRTFTMNGIVDNKGQSFTKANLEGKWSLVFFGYTFCPDICPTTLGQLNQADKLLKQDNPEIAKKMHYVMVTVDPRRDTVEKLNGYVPHFNPDFVGVTGNQKNIHNLTVQMNVPYTPVIDPEDEYYLVDHGANLIIINPRGDYHGFIRPPFDSDKLAQVMVGVDELYQD